One window of the Salvia splendens isolate huo1 chromosome 1, SspV2, whole genome shotgun sequence genome contains the following:
- the LOC121808944 gene encoding nitrate regulatory gene2 protein-like has protein sequence MGCTASKLDNEDTVRRCKERRRLMKEAVHARHHLAAAHADYCRSLRIIGSALVTFASGEPLAVSQHAPAVFLRTPSSSSTAAAAKPRPPPPPHRSPSLHPPPPPPPMSTASSHRQEKQPPPPMRRKKPKVPHILSDSSFTSSPPHDFNYNARAHSTYSTTPSQTSSVWNWDNFYPPPSPPSSEHFEQLRNAKHHAANSDDDRYTDNEIDDRASSFTSYSNVRDHDDRYQSHPDQGQHFDDRASNYSSISRYPNNRGPPPMQKKGQSLKRWESEEEEETEREEVQCSEWGDHDHDHYSSTSSSSGEEEEDDDDNEREDLKSRSDFGTRSNLGSVKNESSTAAAAAAHNHNINSKFSSKSEKLYEEEDGKSSTSWGDGNLKEGNLDRRIVVRHKDLVEIVAAIREYFEKAAASGDQVSEMLETGRAQLDRSFKQLKKTVYHSSGMLSNLSSSWTSKPPLAVKYRLDPSSIEQSGDSKSLCSTLERLLAWEKKLYQEVKAREGVKIEHEKKLSTLQTQEYRSEDQSNLDKTKTSINRLQSLIVVTSQAVSTTSSAIIGLRDSDLVPQLVELCHGFMYMWKSMNQFHEVQNDIVQQVRGLVNQTNIGESTSDLHRQATRDLESAVSAWHSSFCRLVKFQRDFVCSLHGWFKLTLIPVHSEASNGARDQSQVFAFCDEWKLALDRVPDTVASESIKSFINVVHSITSKQTEELKIKKRTESASKELEKKASSLRTIEKKYYHSYSMVGIGLPDDSGHALDARDPLSEKRSELAACQRRVEDEMMKHSKAVEVTRAMTLNNIQTGLPGVFQAMTSFSALMTEALEAVCTRSYSI, from the exons ATGGGTTGCACGGCGTCGAAGCTGGACAACGAGGACACGGTACGGCGGTGTAAGGAGCGGCGCCGCCTGATGAAAGAGGCCGTCCACGCCCGCCACCACCTCGCCGCCGCCCACGCAGACTACTGCCGTTCCCTCCGCATCATCGGCTCCGCCCTCGTCACTTTCGCCTCCGGCGAGCCACTCGCCGTGTCCCAGCACGCCCCCGCCGTCTTCCTCCGCaccccctcctcctcctccaccgccgccgccgccaaacCTAGGCCGCCGCCCCCTCCTCATCGCAGCCCCTCTCTCCACCCCCCTCCGCCCCCGCCCCCTATGTCCACCGCTTCCTCCCACCGCCAAGAAAAACAACCACCGCCGCCGATGCGGCGGAAGAAGCCTAAAGTTCCCCACATCCTCTCTGACTCCAGCTTCACTTCTTCCCCACCACACGACTTCAATTACAACGCGAGAGCTCACTCAACCTACTCCACCACACCCTCCCAGACCTCCTCCGTGTGGAATTGGGACAATTTCTACCCCCCTCCCTCTCCCCCGAGCTCCGAGCACTTCGAGCAGCTCCGCAACGCCAAGCACCACGCCGCCAATTCCGACGACGATCGCTACACCGACAACGAAATCGACGACAGAGCTTCCAGCTTCACATCTTACTCAAACGTGAGGGATCACGACGATCGCTACCAGAGCCACCCCGATCAGGGCCAGCATTTCGACGACAGGGCCTCCAACTACTCCTCGATTTCGCGCTACCCCAACAACAGGGGCCCCCCGCCGATGCAGAAGAAAGGGCAGAGCTTGAAACGGTGGGAGagtgaggaggaggaagaaaccgagagagaggaGGTGCAGTGCAGTGAATGGGGAGATCACGATCACGATCATTACAGTAGCACCAGCAGTTCATctggtgaagaagaagaagacgacgatGATAATGAGAGGGAGGATTTGAAGTCAAGATCCGATTTTGGAACTAGGTCCAATCTTGGCTCCGTGAAAAACGAATCCTCTACCGCCGCAGCAGCTGCGGCCCACAATCATAATATAAATTCCAAGTTCTCGAGCAAATCGGAGAAGTTGTACGAGGAGGAAGACGGTAAGTCGTCGACGAGTTGGGGGGATGGGAATCTCAAGGAGGGGAATTTGGACAGGAGGATCGTGGTGAGGCACAAAGACTTGGTGGAGATCGTGGCGGCTATCAGGGAGTATTTCGAGAAGGCCGCAGCTTCCGGGGACCAGGTCTCCGAGATGCTGGAAACTGGCAGGGCTCAGCTAGATCGGAGCTTCAAGCAATTGAAGA AGACAGTGTATCATTCTAGTGGAATGCTAAGTAACTTGAGCTCTAGCTGGACGTCTAAACCTCCTTTGGCTGTTAAATACCGGTTGGATCCCAGTTCAATCGAGCAGTCGGGTGATTCCAAGAGTCTTTGCTCCACATTGGAACGGCTCTTGGCGTGGGAGAAGAAACTGTATCAAGAAGTGAAG GCAAGAGAAGGGGTAAAAATTGAACACGAAAAGAAATTGTCTACACTTCAGACCCAGGAATACCGGAGTGAAGACCAATCCAATTTGGACAAAACAAAGACATCAATCAATAGGCTTCAGTCTCTAATTGTGGTGACATCTCAGGCGGTGTCAACAACTTCGTCTGCTATTATTGGTCTGAGAGACTCCGACCTTGTCCCACAGCTCGTGGAACTCTGCCATGG GTTTATGTACATGTGGAAATCGATGAATCAGTTCCACGAGGTCCAGAACGACATAGTGCAGCAAGTCCGCGGTCTCGTGAACCAAACAAATATAGGCGAATCAACATCCGATCTGCACAGGCAGGCAACCCGCGATCTTGAGTCAGCTGTATCCGCGTGGCACTCCAGTTTCTGTCGTCTGGTGAAGTTTCAGAGGGATTTTGTCTGCTCCCTCCACGGTTGGTTCAAACTCACCCTCATCCCTGTGCATTCTGAGGCCAGCAACGGGGCTAGAGACCAATCCCAGGTCTTCGCCTTCTGTGATGAGTGGAAACTCGCGCTCGACCGCGTCCCGGACACCGTCGCCTCCGAATCCATCAAGAGCTTCATCAACGTCGTCCACTCCATAACCTCCAAGCAGACGGAGGAACTCAAGATCAAGAAACGGACCGAATCTGCATCCAAGGAGCTCGAGAAGAAGGCCTCCTCCCTCCGGACCATCGAGAAGAAGTACTACCACTCCTACTCCATGGTCGGGATAGGGCTCCCCGACGACAGCGGGCACGCCCTCGACGCGCGTGACCCGCTGTCGGAGAAGAGGTCTGAGCTAGCAGCCTGCCAGCGACG